In Stenotrophomonas sp. 169, one DNA window encodes the following:
- a CDS encoding TetR/AcrR family transcriptional regulator has translation MPKHPAPLNPAPVAPARQRLPRGQRTRQLLDVAWALISDEGSDALSLGRLADAAGVTKPVAYDHFGTRNGLLAALYEDYDVRQTMVFDAAVDAARATLQDKARVVADSYVACVLTQGREISAVVAALGGSAELLEVKRRYQQAFIEKCEGIFAPFAGRDGVPSAGMWAVLGAADTLSQAAVDGDISEAQAKDELRSVILSVVKRSA, from the coding sequence TTGCCCAAGCACCCTGCCCCGTTGAATCCAGCACCCGTAGCACCTGCGCGCCAGCGCCTGCCACGCGGGCAGCGCACGCGGCAGCTGCTGGACGTTGCATGGGCGCTGATCAGCGACGAAGGCAGCGACGCCCTGTCGCTGGGGCGCCTGGCCGACGCTGCGGGCGTGACCAAGCCCGTGGCGTACGACCACTTCGGTACGCGGAACGGTCTGTTGGCGGCGCTGTACGAGGACTACGACGTGCGACAGACGATGGTCTTCGATGCAGCGGTCGATGCCGCGCGTGCGACGCTGCAGGACAAGGCCCGCGTGGTGGCAGACAGCTATGTCGCCTGCGTGCTCACCCAAGGGCGCGAAATATCCGCGGTGGTAGCCGCGTTGGGCGGATCCGCGGAACTGCTGGAGGTGAAACGCCGGTACCAGCAGGCCTTCATCGAGAAGTGCGAAGGCATCTTCGCCCCCTTCGCTGGAAGGGACGGCGTGCCCTCTGCGGGCATGTGGGCCGTGCTCGGGGCGGCCGATACGCTGTCGCAGGCCGCGGTGGATGGCGACATCAGCGAGGCGCAGGCGAAAGACGAGCTGCGGTCGGTGATCCTGTCGGTGGTGAAGCGCAGCGCGTGA
- a CDS encoding NAD(P)H-dependent oxidoreductase gives MHTLIVISHPNPDSLTHAIAERVAEGIASADASNTFEIADLAAEGFDPAFSPADLAYFEKRAPAPPEIAHEHARLDRADRLVIVYPIYWWSFPGLLKGWIDRVFSNGWAYEENPEGKVIKKLQRLQVHLVANGGADQGMIDRHGYATAMTTQIDHGIFDYCGAPVISSTRLLASDPGFPAAHLDTAFDIGRRIVSPKD, from the coding sequence ATGCATACCCTCATCGTGATCTCGCACCCCAATCCCGACTCCCTCACCCATGCCATCGCTGAGCGCGTGGCGGAAGGCATCGCCAGCGCAGACGCTTCAAACACCTTCGAAATCGCCGACCTGGCCGCCGAAGGATTCGATCCGGCCTTCTCGCCTGCCGACCTCGCCTATTTCGAGAAGCGCGCCCCGGCCCCGCCGGAGATCGCCCATGAGCACGCGCGCCTGGACCGGGCGGACAGGCTGGTGATCGTCTACCCGATCTACTGGTGGTCGTTCCCGGGTTTGCTGAAGGGCTGGATCGATCGCGTGTTCTCCAACGGCTGGGCCTACGAAGAGAACCCGGAAGGAAAGGTCATCAAGAAGCTGCAGCGATTGCAGGTGCATCTGGTAGCCAACGGCGGCGCGGACCAGGGCATGATCGATCGCCATGGCTACGCAACCGCCATGACGACCCAGATCGACCACGGCATCTTCGACTATTGTGGTGCCCCTGTTATCAGCTCCACCCGGCTGCTCGCGTCGGATCCCGGCTTTCCCGCTGCGCATCTGGATACCGCCTTCGACATTGGGCGCCGCATCGTTTCACCCAAGGATTGA
- a CDS encoding DNA adenine methylase: MTLRYIGSKTRLVDGLARFIGQYSGRGRFVDAFCGMGSVAAQAAQLGWPVLLNDHLSYAAIMSSARLTARNQASFAELGGYTSAIDRLNGLDGRRGFIWSEYSPASLAHSRAGVERRYFTEANAAHIDSCRSQIFDWSKSGLLNPSEERVLLADLLSAANRVANIAGTYGCFLSRWTSQSQGTLALRPRDLIEEGMPVDISVGDVINVDIAPDDTVYLDPPYTKRQYASYYHLLETIVHGDAPVVEGVAGLRPWQHLASDFCYKRKALGALVDLIQGIGARRILLSYSNEGHVDLAQLTDRLVDVGDVKVEPLASIGRYRPNQKASDNASEVSEYLVVIEPKAVASMTKKSATARK; encoded by the coding sequence GTGACCTTGCGATACATCGGTTCGAAGACTCGCCTGGTCGACGGCTTGGCACGCTTCATTGGTCAATACTCAGGACGCGGACGGTTTGTCGACGCGTTCTGCGGCATGGGATCGGTGGCGGCCCAGGCGGCTCAGCTGGGCTGGCCTGTTTTGCTGAACGACCACCTTTCCTACGCTGCCATCATGAGTTCCGCGCGGCTGACTGCCCGGAATCAGGCGTCCTTTGCCGAACTGGGGGGCTACACCTCAGCGATAGACCGGCTCAACGGTCTGGATGGTCGGCGTGGTTTCATTTGGAGCGAATACAGCCCAGCCTCGCTGGCCCATTCCCGTGCCGGGGTGGAGCGCCGCTACTTTACCGAGGCCAATGCCGCGCACATTGATAGCTGCCGCTCGCAGATCTTCGACTGGAGCAAGAGTGGGCTGCTCAACCCTTCGGAAGAGCGAGTCCTGCTGGCTGATCTGCTATCGGCTGCCAATCGCGTAGCCAATATTGCGGGCACCTATGGATGCTTCCTTTCGCGTTGGACTTCTCAAAGTCAGGGCACTTTGGCACTGCGTCCTCGTGACTTGATTGAGGAGGGGATGCCAGTCGATATCTCAGTGGGGGATGTGATAAACGTCGATATCGCCCCCGATGACACTGTTTACTTGGACCCCCCCTACACCAAGCGCCAATACGCCTCCTACTACCACCTTCTTGAGACCATCGTCCACGGCGACGCCCCGGTGGTTGAGGGCGTTGCGGGACTTCGCCCCTGGCAGCACCTAGCGTCTGATTTTTGTTACAAGCGCAAAGCGCTTGGTGCATTGGTAGACCTGATCCAGGGCATTGGCGCACGCCGCATCCTTTTGTCCTATAGCAACGAAGGTCACGTGGATCTAGCCCAGTTGACCGACCGGCTGGTTGATGTGGGCGACGTGAAGGTCGAGCCGCTGGCCAGCATTGGTCGCTACCGACCAAATCAGAAAGCGAGTGACAATGCTTCCGAGGTCAGCGAATACCTCGTCGTCATCGAGCCGAAGGCGGTGGCCTCAATGACAAAAAAGAGTGCGACGGCGCGGAAATGA
- a CDS encoding MBL fold metallo-hydrolase, producing MDWSLRFLGVGNASAVELGSPMSVIERDGQPWLTIDCGGEGLTAFQAHYGHLPQALFVTHVHLDHVAGFERLFVDTFFNAQRRGKVRLYVPAPVVPLLHRRIGDYPNVLAEGGANFWDAFQLIVVGDAFWHEGVRLEVFPARHHWPETAYGLRLKGALTWSGDTRPIPEMLARFADDNELIAHDCGLHGNPSHTGVDDLEREYSAEQQARMMLYHYASAADGDALRARGHRVAMPGECVPLATPTAMQVA from the coding sequence ATGGACTGGTCGCTGCGTTTCCTGGGCGTCGGCAATGCGTCGGCGGTGGAGCTCGGTTCGCCGATGTCGGTGATCGAACGCGACGGACAGCCCTGGCTGACCATCGATTGCGGCGGTGAAGGCCTGACCGCGTTCCAGGCACACTACGGCCACCTGCCGCAGGCGCTGTTCGTCACGCATGTGCACCTGGACCACGTGGCCGGCTTCGAGCGGTTGTTCGTGGATACCTTCTTCAACGCCCAGCGTCGCGGCAAAGTGCGGCTGTACGTGCCCGCGCCGGTGGTGCCGCTGCTGCACAGGCGCATCGGGGATTACCCCAACGTGCTGGCCGAAGGCGGCGCCAATTTCTGGGATGCCTTCCAGCTGATCGTGGTGGGCGATGCGTTCTGGCACGAGGGCGTGCGCTTGGAGGTATTCCCCGCACGCCATCACTGGCCGGAGACCGCCTATGGCCTGCGGCTGAAAGGGGCACTGACCTGGAGTGGCGATACGCGGCCCATTCCCGAAATGCTGGCGCGCTTTGCCGATGACAACGAACTGATTGCCCACGACTGCGGGCTGCACGGCAACCCGTCGCACACCGGCGTGGATGACCTGGAGCGCGAATACAGCGCTGAACAGCAGGCGCGGATGATGCTGTACCACTACGCCAGCGCAGCGGATGGCGATGCGTTGCGCGCGCGCGGCCATCGCGTGGCGATGCCGGGCGAGTGCGTGCCGCTGGCCACCCCGACCGCCATGCAGGTCGCCTGA
- the sugE gene encoding quaternary ammonium compound efflux SMR transporter SugE — MAWIYLLFAGLLEIVWAVSMKQSEGFSKLTPTLITLVGMIASFWLLAVAMRTLPLGTAYTIWTGIGAVGAFVIGIVFLGEQVSAMRIAAAVLIVCGLVLMKLSSS; from the coding sequence ATGGCCTGGATCTATCTTTTGTTCGCTGGTCTTCTCGAAATCGTCTGGGCCGTTTCGATGAAACAGTCCGAAGGCTTCAGCAAGCTCACCCCGACGCTCATCACCCTGGTCGGCATGATCGCCAGTTTCTGGTTGTTGGCCGTGGCCATGCGTACGTTGCCACTGGGTACCGCATACACGATCTGGACCGGCATCGGCGCTGTCGGTGCGTTCGTGATCGGTATCGTGTTTCTGGGCGAGCAGGTGAGCGCGATGCGTATCGCCGCCGCCGTGCTGATCGTCTGCGGGCTGGTGCTGATGAAACTGTCGAGCAGCTGA
- a CDS encoding lytic transglycosylase domain-containing protein produces MMRRSLPLALGILLGLAGTANAQSLGAGISQNMAGLGALPLDPATLPPPSVRNGQDIFASFREGLAEPTCDAEATSPRWQKQFAHAPARLANQNDDALVLFGYVVEELRKASLPTEFALIPFVESGYRPNARSGAGPAGLWQFIASTARNHRVPMSEGYDGRLSAVDSTQAAVRYLKTLHGMFGGDWRLATMAYNAGEYRVLQGLRKAGMNSTNAVPADLPGMSPITHAYVEKLHALACVLENAEEQPAVMASLDRTVPVLKSHTLPAGTSVQQWAAQRALDPARIARLNPAADGRGRPQNAPVRLLAPVSAPETASVAAIASTGSVTDQTATAAVAAVSPAPVVARTVASAADRPRTRRHTVRNGESAWTIARRYGMPVKALLSLNGLSGQSVLKPGAQLRVED; encoded by the coding sequence ATGATGCGCCGAAGTCTACCGCTAGCCCTGGGGATTCTGCTGGGGCTGGCCGGGACCGCAAACGCGCAGTCACTCGGTGCTGGCATCAGCCAGAACATGGCCGGTCTCGGCGCCCTTCCGTTGGATCCTGCAACCTTGCCGCCGCCCAGCGTGCGCAATGGCCAGGACATCTTCGCCAGCTTCCGCGAGGGCCTGGCTGAACCGACCTGCGACGCCGAGGCGACCAGCCCGCGCTGGCAGAAGCAATTCGCCCATGCGCCTGCGCGGCTGGCGAACCAGAACGACGATGCGCTGGTGCTGTTCGGCTACGTGGTGGAAGAGCTGCGCAAAGCCAGCCTGCCCACCGAGTTCGCGCTGATCCCCTTCGTGGAAAGTGGCTACCGACCCAATGCGCGCAGTGGCGCGGGCCCCGCGGGGCTGTGGCAGTTCATCGCCAGCACCGCCCGCAACCATCGGGTTCCGATGAGCGAGGGCTACGATGGCCGCCTGTCGGCGGTTGATTCCACCCAGGCGGCCGTGCGCTATCTCAAGACGCTGCACGGCATGTTCGGCGGCGACTGGCGCTTGGCCACGATGGCCTACAACGCCGGCGAATACCGGGTGCTGCAGGGCCTGCGCAAGGCCGGCATGAACTCCACCAACGCCGTGCCGGCCGATCTGCCTGGCATGTCACCGATCACCCATGCGTATGTGGAGAAGCTGCATGCGCTGGCCTGCGTCCTGGAGAATGCCGAGGAGCAGCCGGCGGTGATGGCGTCGCTGGACCGGACGGTGCCCGTATTGAAAAGCCATACCCTGCCGGCCGGCACCAGCGTGCAGCAGTGGGCCGCTCAGCGTGCGCTGGACCCGGCACGCATCGCGCGGCTGAATCCCGCAGCGGATGGCCGTGGCCGCCCGCAGAATGCGCCGGTGCGCCTGTTGGCGCCGGTAAGCGCGCCGGAGACGGCGTCGGTGGCGGCGATTGCTTCGACGGGCAGCGTGACTGACCAGACCGCAACTGCCGCTGTGGCGGCCGTGTCGCCCGCACCGGTGGTGGCACGCACGGTGGCCAGTGCCGCCGATCGGCCACGCACCCGCCGTCACACGGTGCGCAACGGTGAGTCCGCATGGACCATCGCGCGCCGCTACGGCATGCCGGTGAAGGCACTGCTGAGCTTGAACGGATTGAGCGGCCAGAGCGTGTTGAAGCCTGGCGCACAGCTGCGCGTCGAAGACTGA
- the dnaQ gene encoding DNA polymerase III subunit epsilon, translated as MRQIILDTETTGLAWQKGNRVVEIGCVELFKRRPSGNHYHQYLKPDVDFEPGAQEVTGLTLDFLADKPDFAQVAEAFLAFIDGAELIIHNAAFDVGFLDNELSRLGPQFGKITDRCTVVDTLALARERFPGQRNSLDALCKRLGVDNAHRQLHGALLDAQILGEVYIALTSGQDDLGFDMDEDGAKRVATMQGFDPAKLLPRPRVQATASELEAHAARLERLRKKAGHAIWDGPKIEEAAVA; from the coding sequence ATGCGTCAGATCATCCTTGATACCGAAACCACCGGTCTTGCCTGGCAGAAGGGCAACCGCGTCGTCGAAATCGGCTGCGTGGAGCTGTTCAAGCGCCGGCCCAGTGGCAACCACTACCACCAGTACCTGAAACCGGACGTGGACTTCGAGCCCGGCGCGCAGGAAGTCACCGGGCTTACCCTGGATTTCCTGGCCGACAAGCCGGATTTCGCCCAGGTGGCCGAGGCCTTCCTGGCCTTCATCGACGGCGCCGAGCTGATCATCCACAACGCTGCGTTCGACGTGGGCTTCCTCGACAACGAACTGTCCCGCCTGGGACCGCAGTTCGGCAAGATCACCGACCGCTGCACCGTGGTCGATACCTTGGCGCTGGCGCGCGAGCGCTTCCCTGGCCAGCGCAATTCGCTGGACGCGCTGTGCAAGCGCCTGGGCGTGGACAACGCGCACCGCCAGCTGCACGGCGCGCTGCTCGATGCGCAGATCCTTGGCGAGGTCTACATCGCGCTGACCTCGGGCCAGGATGATCTTGGCTTTGACATGGACGAAGACGGCGCCAAGCGCGTGGCCACCATGCAGGGCTTCGACCCGGCCAAGCTGCTGCCGCGCCCGCGCGTGCAGGCCACCGCCTCGGAACTGGAAGCCCATGCCGCCCGCCTGGAGCGCCTGCGCAAGAAAGCCGGCCACGCCATCTGGGATGGCCCGAAGATCGAAGAAGCCGCCGTCGCCTGA
- a CDS encoding DUF1543 domain-containing protein, with protein sequence MPTASLFPPRLYQFYIGGTAGRANIELHDVQFAAVARVQDAYPALREAWFGDPSSLHLDGYVDITWADGFDVRMADGPDPSGLTLFFVNMGGYRKDTLAELHEFGLFVAADAAGAKAKARRQLLQGADQLHKDDLREVDNCLALSDFNGRQVHLTPNPSGTAPKPEWQGYRPIGRRSSMA encoded by the coding sequence ATGCCGACTGCCTCGCTCTTTCCGCCGCGCTTGTACCAGTTCTACATCGGCGGTACGGCCGGCCGCGCCAACATCGAGCTGCACGATGTGCAGTTCGCGGCAGTCGCCCGCGTGCAGGACGCCTATCCCGCGCTGCGCGAGGCATGGTTCGGCGACCCCTCCAGCCTGCATCTGGATGGCTACGTGGACATCACCTGGGCCGACGGATTCGACGTGCGCATGGCCGATGGCCCGGATCCGTCCGGCCTCACCCTCTTCTTCGTCAACATGGGCGGTTACCGCAAGGACACGCTGGCGGAGCTGCACGAGTTCGGCCTGTTTGTCGCAGCGGATGCCGCCGGCGCCAAGGCGAAGGCGCGCAGGCAGTTGCTGCAGGGCGCGGATCAACTGCACAAGGATGATCTGCGGGAGGTGGACAACTGCTTGGCGCTCAGCGATTTCAACGGCAGACAGGTGCACCTCACGCCCAATCCGTCTGGCACGGCACCGAAGCCGGAGTGGCAGGGCTACCGGCCCATCGGGCGACGATCCAGCATGGCATGA
- a CDS encoding 3-deoxy-D-manno-octulosonic acid kinase: MVAFDANEAMTPCREGRGMGAILFDRERLRQADASLFSPQHWGERARPVGEGGRGSAWFVDAPFGASVLRHYRRGGLVAKLSHDRYLWRGSQRTRSFAEFRLMRALRELKLPVPRPIAAYYMREGLRYRCAILMERIEGVRSLADRALVAGRGAPWEETGRLIARFHRAGLDHADLNAHNILFDGNGHGWLIDFDRCVQRIPATAWRERNLKRLLRSLLKLRGERSTDEVEKDFARLRRAYDLAWNRGT; the protein is encoded by the coding sequence ATGGTCGCATTCGACGCCAATGAAGCGATGACGCCTTGCCGCGAAGGACGCGGCATGGGTGCCATTCTGTTCGACCGCGAACGGCTGCGGCAAGCCGACGCCAGCCTGTTCTCGCCTCAGCACTGGGGCGAGCGGGCGCGGCCGGTAGGCGAGGGCGGTCGCGGCAGCGCGTGGTTCGTGGATGCGCCCTTCGGGGCCAGTGTGCTGCGGCACTACCGGCGCGGCGGGCTGGTGGCCAAGCTGAGCCATGACCGTTACCTGTGGCGTGGCTCCCAGCGCACCCGCAGCTTTGCCGAATTCCGCCTGATGCGCGCACTGCGCGAGCTCAAGCTGCCCGTGCCCCGGCCCATCGCGGCGTATTACATGCGCGAAGGCCTGCGTTACCGCTGCGCGATCCTGATGGAGCGCATCGAGGGCGTACGTTCGCTGGCCGACCGCGCGCTGGTCGCCGGCCGCGGCGCACCGTGGGAAGAAACCGGGCGGCTGATCGCCCGTTTCCATCGCGCCGGGCTGGACCATGCCGACCTCAATGCCCACAACATCCTGTTCGATGGCAACGGCCATGGCTGGCTGATCGACTTCGACCGCTGCGTGCAGCGTATCCCGGCCACCGCGTGGCGGGAGCGCAACCTCAAGCGCCTGCTGCGCTCGCTGCTGAAGCTGCGCGGCGAACGCAGCACCGATGAAGTGGAAAAGGACTTCGCGCGGCTGCGCCGTGCCTACGACCTGGCCTGGAACCGGGGCACCTGA
- the gloB gene encoding hydroxyacylglutathione hydrolase, which yields MRLMTLPAFADNYIWCLVGDDGTAVVVDPGDAAPVLAAADDGLRPQAILLTHHHDDHIGGVAALQARFPGIRVIAPQESRIPLATERVADGEHVQAAGRMFHVVSVPGHTHSHVAFHTDEHLFSGDALFSLGCGRLFEGTPSQLLGSLSRLASLPSQLLLCCGHEYTVSNAVFARHVDPANVALRQRQEEALAMRRDDRPTLPVSLATEIQCNPFLRTHTAPVRAAVAAFLGREVNDDVDVMAGLRHWKDGFRA from the coding sequence ATGCGACTCATGACCCTGCCCGCATTCGCGGACAACTACATCTGGTGCCTGGTCGGCGATGACGGCACCGCCGTGGTCGTCGATCCCGGCGATGCCGCCCCTGTGCTGGCGGCAGCCGACGATGGGCTGCGCCCGCAGGCCATCCTGCTCACCCATCATCACGATGACCACATCGGGGGCGTGGCCGCGCTGCAGGCCAGATTTCCCGGTATCCGGGTGATCGCGCCCCAGGAATCGCGCATTCCGCTGGCTACCGAACGCGTGGCGGATGGTGAACACGTTCAGGCAGCGGGGCGGATGTTCCACGTAGTATCCGTGCCCGGGCACACTCACAGCCATGTCGCGTTTCACACTGATGAACATCTTTTCAGTGGCGATGCCTTGTTCAGCCTGGGCTGTGGGCGCCTGTTCGAAGGTACGCCATCCCAACTGCTCGGTTCCCTGAGCAGGTTGGCGTCCCTGCCGTCGCAGCTGCTCCTGTGCTGCGGCCACGAATACACCGTGTCAAATGCCGTCTTCGCGCGGCATGTCGACCCCGCCAACGTTGCCCTGCGGCAACGCCAAGAGGAGGCCCTGGCCATGCGCCGCGATGATCGCCCTACCCTGCCGGTTTCCCTGGCAACTGAAATACAGTGCAACCCGTTCCTGCGTACCCACACCGCGCCCGTACGCGCTGCGGTGGCGGCTTTCCTGGGGCGGGAGGTCAACGACGATGTCGACGTAATGGCCGGACTTCGGCACTGGAAAGACGGCTTTCGCGCATGA
- a CDS encoding DUF6165 family protein, with amino-acid sequence MTAEILVPVAFGELLDKISILQIKSERISDEGKLANVRAELSALESTWMSHPAGGKDVAQLRADLKAVNEELWDIEDTIRLQDKAGDFGPTFVELARSVYLRNDERARIKKAINLALGSVYVEEKSYKDYRAS; translated from the coding sequence ATGACTGCTGAAATCCTCGTTCCCGTCGCCTTCGGCGAGCTGCTCGACAAGATCTCGATCCTGCAGATCAAGTCCGAGCGCATCAGCGACGAAGGCAAGCTGGCCAACGTGCGTGCAGAGCTTTCCGCGCTGGAGAGCACCTGGATGTCCCATCCCGCAGGGGGCAAGGACGTTGCGCAGCTGCGCGCGGACCTCAAGGCCGTCAACGAGGAGCTGTGGGACATCGAAGACACCATCCGCCTGCAGGACAAAGCCGGCGACTTCGGTCCGACCTTCGTGGAGCTGGCGCGCAGCGTCTACCTGCGCAACGACGAACGCGCGCGGATCAAGAAGGCCATCAACCTGGCGCTGGGCTCGGTGTACGTGGAAGAGAAGTCGTACAAGGATTACCGCGCCAGCTGA
- a CDS encoding glycosyltransferase family 9 protein, which translates to MASTSSSLCLLRLSALGDVTHVVPLVRTLQAARPGTPIHWVIDKIGLKLLEGLPGVTFHPYDKKTGLAGMKALRAQLPEGRFEALLQMQVAFRANVLSAFIPARRRIGYDRSRSKDLHGLFINERIPDRPGIHVLDAIGSFCEPLGIKQTEVSWGDLAVPPAAHEWAQAQWQDDGRPVLMISPCSSHERRNWYADRYAAVANHAASRGWRVVLCGGRSELERNTADAIQAQLQQPALDLVGKDTLKQLPALLARAALVMTPDSGPMHIANAVGAKVLGLHAASNPHRSGPYSDRRYCVDRYDDAARKFLGKPASALKWGTKIEFDDVMQLITVEDGIAAFERYVADRPAR; encoded by the coding sequence ATGGCATCAACGTCCTCTTCCCTGTGCCTTTTGCGTTTGTCCGCGCTGGGTGATGTGACCCACGTGGTGCCGCTGGTGCGGACCCTGCAGGCCGCGCGTCCGGGCACGCCGATCCATTGGGTGATCGACAAAATCGGGCTGAAACTGCTCGAAGGCCTGCCAGGCGTCACCTTCCATCCGTATGACAAGAAGACGGGACTGGCCGGCATGAAGGCCCTGCGCGCGCAGCTGCCCGAGGGCCGATTCGAGGCGCTGCTGCAGATGCAGGTCGCTTTTCGCGCCAACGTGCTGTCGGCCTTCATTCCCGCCCGTCGCCGGATCGGCTATGACCGCAGCCGCTCCAAGGATCTGCATGGCCTGTTCATCAACGAGCGCATCCCGGACCGTCCGGGCATCCACGTACTGGATGCGATCGGCAGCTTCTGCGAGCCCCTGGGGATCAAGCAGACGGAGGTCAGCTGGGGAGACTTGGCGGTGCCGCCCGCGGCGCACGAATGGGCGCAGGCCCAGTGGCAGGATGACGGCCGCCCGGTGCTGATGATCTCGCCGTGCTCCAGCCATGAGCGCCGCAACTGGTATGCCGACCGCTATGCGGCCGTTGCCAACCATGCGGCGTCGCGCGGCTGGCGGGTGGTGCTGTGCGGTGGACGCAGCGAGCTGGAGCGCAACACCGCCGACGCCATCCAGGCGCAGTTGCAGCAGCCGGCGCTGGACCTGGTGGGCAAGGACACACTGAAACAACTGCCGGCCCTGCTGGCGCGGGCCGCGTTGGTGATGACCCCGGATTCGGGCCCCATGCACATCGCCAACGCCGTGGGCGCGAAAGTGCTGGGCCTGCACGCGGCCAGCAATCCGCACCGCAGCGGCCCGTATTCGGATCGCCGCTACTGCGTGGACCGCTATGACGATGCCGCGCGGAAGTTCCTCGGCAAGCCCGCAAGCGCGCTGAAATGGGGCACGAAGATCGAGTTCGACGACGTGATGCAGCTGATCACGGTGGAGGACGGGATCGCCGCCTTCGAGCGCTACGTGGCAGACCGGCCAGCCCGGTAG
- the rnhA gene encoding ribonuclease HI, translating to MKTIEVHTDGSCLGNPGPGGWAALLRYKTHERELSGGEPDTTNNRMELMAAISGLEALSEPCQIVLYTDSQYVRQGLTEWMPGWIRKNWKTAGGSPVKNRELWERLHAATLRHQIDWRWVKGHSGDPDNERVDVLAREAATQVRATGKAVN from the coding sequence ATGAAGACCATTGAAGTACACACCGACGGCTCGTGCCTCGGTAACCCCGGCCCGGGCGGCTGGGCAGCCTTGCTGCGTTACAAGACGCATGAGCGCGAACTGAGCGGCGGCGAGCCGGATACCACCAACAACCGCATGGAGCTGATGGCGGCCATCTCCGGACTGGAGGCGCTGAGCGAACCCTGCCAGATCGTGCTGTACACCGATTCGCAGTACGTGCGCCAAGGCCTGACCGAGTGGATGCCGGGCTGGATCCGCAAGAACTGGAAGACCGCGGGTGGCTCGCCGGTGAAGAACCGCGAGCTGTGGGAGCGCCTGCACGCGGCCACGCTGCGCCACCAGATCGACTGGCGCTGGGTGAAGGGGCATTCCGGCGACCCCGACAACGAGCGCGTGGACGTGCTCGCGCGCGAGGCGGCCACCCAGGTGCGCGCGACCGGCAAGGCGGTAAACTGA
- a CDS encoding protein phosphatase 2C domain-containing protein, producing the protein MIEFGHLTHPGLRRALNEDTYYGDGELALWLVADGMGGHACGEVASALARETIVREIRRGAPLAQAIRTADEEIIRASRRRNDTLPMGTTVVAARVQGNRYEVAWVGDSRAYLWRDGQLAQLSQDHSVVQEMMTQGNLTPEQARAHPHRNVVTQALGVTDPAHLNVATTAGELRPGMQLLLCSDGLTEELDDSGIARTLAFDDASAQECVDTLVAAALDGGGSDNITVVLVRCH; encoded by the coding sequence ATGATCGAATTCGGACACCTGACCCACCCCGGCCTGCGCCGTGCCCTCAACGAGGACACCTATTACGGTGATGGCGAACTGGCGCTGTGGCTGGTGGCTGACGGCATGGGCGGCCATGCCTGTGGCGAGGTGGCCAGTGCCTTGGCGCGGGAAACCATCGTGCGCGAGATCCGCCGGGGGGCGCCGCTGGCCCAGGCCATCCGCACCGCCGATGAAGAGATCATCCGCGCGTCGCGTCGCCGCAACGACACGCTGCCCATGGGCACCACGGTGGTGGCTGCCCGCGTGCAGGGCAACCGCTACGAAGTGGCCTGGGTGGGCGACAGCCGTGCCTACCTGTGGCGAGACGGCCAGCTGGCGCAGCTGAGCCAGGACCACAGTGTGGTGCAGGAGATGATGACCCAGGGCAACCTGACGCCAGAACAGGCGCGGGCGCATCCGCATCGCAACGTGGTGACCCAGGCACTGGGTGTGACCGACCCGGCGCATCTGAATGTGGCGACCACGGCCGGCGAGCTGCGGCCGGGCATGCAGCTCCTGCTGTGCAGCGACGGTCTCACCGAAGAGCTGGATGACAGCGGTATCGCGCGCACACTGGCCTTCGACGATGCGAGCGCGCAGGAATGCGTGGATACGCTGGTGGCGGCGGCGCTGGACGGCGGCGGATCGGACAACATCACCGTCGTGCTGGTGCGCTGCCACTGA